The following is a genomic window from Halococcus sediminicola.
TCTTCGAGCAATGATTGTAGCTGCGCTATTAGGATCCCTCAGCATCTAAGCGGTAGCCGACAACGAAGCAACGAATATATTGCGGTCTGTGGTTTATCATCAATAACTGCAGGCTGGAACTCACAATTTTCTCTGCAACGAATAATCCATCCCACACGCGGATGTCAATATTCAAGAGTATAACACATGGCGCCATATCGACTGGCTTTTATACTCAATTTGCTACTTCTCCATTTCACTATCGAGGTCGTCAAGAACGCTTGTCGAGAGGTACCAACGACAGAATAACGTTTGCGAACGCTCCCACAAATACATTCAGCAACAACTCACATCAGTTGTATTCCTAGAGTGTGTTCAGTAGTAATATTCAGTGATTGTGTTCACTACTGATGTTCATTGATGATGTTCACTACTGGTGTTCATTAACAACATTCATTGCTCACTGACTGAGACACAACTAATTGTTCAAATTAGAGAATGTGTCTGACGAACTTTTAAGATGAATAGCGGTCATGATCATCATATGCTAGCGTATTCAACGTACAGTGAGGCAGGCGGAGTTGGGAAAACTACGACCGCAGCGAATCTAGCTGTCGCACATGCCCGCGCCGGACTAGATCCACTCGTTGTCCCACTTGATCCCCAGGATGGGAATCTATCACGATTGTTCGATATCGATGAACAACGAACAGAGCCAGTCGATAATCTCGTCCGACATATGATTCGCCGTCCGAAAGGCGACTTCGGGGATCTCGTTCGGACAGTCGAGGGAGTGGACATCATCCCGGAACACAACATGCTCTCAGATCTCACCGAATATCTTCAGCGTGAGAAAGATCAAGCCGAAGCAATGGGTGAGGCGTTCGGTATGCATGCTCAGCTACTTCGTGTACTCCGAGACGCAGGAGTACCTGACAAGTACGACGTTCTCATCTGTGATCCGCCCGCCAGCGAGGGACCACACCTCTACAATGCCATCCATGCAACGCGATCGTTGGTTATCCCTGTCGAGCCCAGTGCGAAAGGGCGGGCAGCTGTTCGGGGTCTAGAGTCGCTCGTAACTGGTCTCCAAGAGCAACTCAACGTGGCTGTTGGTGTCCTCGCTGCGATCCCTATCGGAGTAAAAAACACGCGCGATCAGCGAACCATTCTTGATGAAATCGAATATTCGATCCCGGAAATCATCGGCGAGCGTACCTCGCTGATGGAAGGGTGCTGGATGCAGCAGTGTTCGGCCTTCAGGTACGTTCGTGAGTTTCGTGACCGTCGTCGCGACTACGAACTCGACACGCTTGCCCAGTTCGACCGAATTGCACGCCATTTAGAACAGGAAGCCGGAATCGAAGCACCAAATTCCCCTGAGCCAGGTGACCTCGATCACGAGGGGATGATCGTTTGACATCCTCCACCGGCCTGAAGGCCAGGGAATCCCACACAGTGGGAATCCAGTCTCTCGGAGAGGTTTCAGCCCCACTCCGCGAGCGTCATCTGCGCGGATTTCGCGCTCCGCTCGCGGCGGGCTGTGGTGCTGTCAAGGGCACTCCCGTCCTGTGGCGAGTCATCGCCCGCCGATTTCAACGGCAGGCTCTCTCCCCACGGGTCAACGCGACTGGCGATGTTGCTGGCCGCGTTCAAATCCGCTTGGTACTCCGATACCCAACAATCGGCGTTCGTACACCGAAACTCCGCCTGCGACGATCGGCGACCAATGTGGCCGCAGGCGTGGCACGTCTGGCTCGTGTACGCCGGGGCGACGAACTCGACGGCGATACCGACCTCGCGGGCTTTGTCCGTGATACGTCCCTGAAGCCGGGCGAACGCCCATGCGTGCAACCGCCGGTTCATGTACGCGCCGTAATCCAGTCGTTCACGGATGAACGACAAGTCTTCCATCACGATAACCGGCGAGTCGAACCCCTGTGCGTACTCGACGGCTTCGCGGGACGTTTTCTCAACGATGTCGGTGAGCGCGTTCTGGTAGTGGTCGAATCGTTCGTCGGTACGCCACTCGGCGGCGTCACGCTCTTGGAGTCGCTTGAGCGTGGTGTGCATCTCTTTGCGGAGGTGTCGCGCTCGCCCGCCGTCAACG
Proteins encoded in this region:
- a CDS encoding RNA-guided endonuclease TnpB family protein is translated as MTATATKTLEATLVSPTAGKERALQRTVANYRRALRESFDSGATTQAAVNDVVTPYRLTSYAKDALKSYVPTLRNSYGASELADDHPVRFTNRGFRLDHSAEREAGFCWYVPQAGRGNGFWIPLHINPEQRGLWFGLLDGDASVGEFRVQERRSSWVLHVTVEHEVPKPDESGDPTHVGFDIGESKLLAGCACRDDGTPVRPMFVDGGRARHLRKEMHTTLKRLQERDAAEWRTDERFDHYQNALTDIVEKTSREAVEYAQGFDSPVIVMEDLSFIRERLDYGAYMNRRLHAWAFARLQGRITDKAREVGIAVEFVAPAYTSQTCHACGHIGRRSSQAEFRCTNADCWVSEYQADLNAASNIASRVDPWGESLPLKSAGDDSPQDGSALDSTTARRERSAKSAQMTLAEWG
- a CDS encoding ParA family protein — encoded protein: MLAYSTYSEAGGVGKTTTAANLAVAHARAGLDPLVVPLDPQDGNLSRLFDIDEQRTEPVDNLVRHMIRRPKGDFGDLVRTVEGVDIIPEHNMLSDLTEYLQREKDQAEAMGEAFGMHAQLLRVLRDAGVPDKYDVLICDPPASEGPHLYNAIHATRSLVIPVEPSAKGRAAVRGLESLVTGLQEQLNVAVGVLAAIPIGVKNTRDQRTILDEIEYSIPEIIGERTSLMEGCWMQQCSAFRYVREFRDRRRDYELDTLAQFDRIARHLEQEAGIEAPNSPEPGDLDHEGMIV